From the genome of Pirellulales bacterium, one region includes:
- a CDS encoding helix-turn-helix domain-containing protein, producing MKLDASDIGDLQPVITEAVRVAIAEIRDHEGRLPLERLGFCEVEASRLLGIKPHILGDARRRGEITARKIGKKYVYSRAALVRFLEEHA from the coding sequence ATGAAACTTGACGCCAGTGACATCGGCGATTTGCAGCCCGTGATCACCGAAGCCGTTCGAGTGGCCATTGCGGAGATCCGCGATCATGAAGGCAGGCTACCGCTCGAGCGACTCGGATTTTGCGAGGTCGAGGCGTCCCGGTTGCTCGGAATCAAGCCGCACATTCTTGGCGATGCGCGGCGCCGTGGCGAAATCACGGCGCGAAAGATTGGCAAAAAATACGTCTATTCGCGGGCCGCCTTGGTCCGCTTCCTAGAGGAGCACGCGTAG